A stretch of Acidovorax sp. RAC01 DNA encodes these proteins:
- a CDS encoding Bug family tripartite tricarboxylate transporter substrate binding protein, with protein MDAGHRSTYDPLHHHSTVEVALKYRIPSLAAALLIGVLAPLQAARAEYPEKPVRLIVPAAPGGAADNHARALAIELHKRLGQPFVIENKPGASGAIGMDVVAKAAPDGYTIGSNNLATFIVGTLTAKQLPYRIESDFTPISSLFTQPNLVGVTPSLPVKTLVELIAYAKANPNMISFGSTGQGTSLHVLTEMLRMNAGIEMVHAPYKSAPAAEGDLAAGHIQLMISNFTSMEPQVKAGRIRALAITSATRSPRLPDVPTVAQAGAPYLEMVTWAGIVGPKGMPPAIVKRLNTTINEILSDPNFKKQYEAMGSEPDIKTPEQFAAMIKSDFAKWGEVIRKGRITVD; from the coding sequence ATGGATGCAGGTCACCGATCTACCTACGATCCACTGCACCATCATTCAACCGTAGAGGTCGCCTTGAAGTACCGAATTCCCAGCCTTGCTGCAGCGCTCTTGATCGGCGTCCTCGCCCCCCTGCAGGCTGCCCGTGCGGAGTATCCCGAAAAACCCGTCCGCCTGATCGTTCCTGCGGCTCCGGGCGGCGCAGCGGACAACCACGCACGCGCACTGGCGATCGAGCTCCACAAGCGGCTGGGGCAGCCATTCGTCATTGAAAACAAGCCCGGTGCGTCTGGCGCGATTGGTATGGACGTGGTTGCAAAGGCAGCACCTGATGGCTATACCATCGGCAGCAACAACCTCGCCACGTTCATCGTGGGTACGCTCACTGCAAAGCAGCTGCCGTATCGCATCGAGAGCGACTTCACGCCAATTTCTTCGCTGTTTACGCAGCCGAATCTCGTTGGCGTTACGCCGAGCCTACCGGTGAAGACGCTCGTTGAACTTATCGCATATGCGAAGGCGAACCCGAACATGATCTCCTTCGGCTCGACGGGCCAAGGCACGTCTCTGCACGTCCTGACTGAAATGCTGCGCATGAATGCAGGCATTGAGATGGTCCATGCGCCGTACAAGAGCGCGCCGGCAGCCGAAGGCGACCTTGCAGCTGGTCATATTCAACTGATGATCAGCAACTTCACATCGATGGAGCCGCAGGTCAAGGCGGGCCGCATCCGCGCGTTGGCCATCACGAGTGCAACGCGCTCGCCGCGGTTGCCCGACGTACCGACCGTCGCTCAGGCGGGAGCGCCTTACCTCGAGATGGTGACCTGGGCGGGGATCGTCGGTCCGAAGGGCATGCCTCCCGCGATCGTGAAGAGGCTAAACACGACCATCAATGAGATCCTGTCGGATCCCAACTTCAAGAAGCAGTACGAGGCCATGGGCTCCGAACCCGACATCAAAACGCCCGAGCAGTTCGCGGCGATGATCAAGTCGGACTTCGCGAAGTGGGGTGAAGTCATCCGCAAGGGCCGGATCACGGTCGACTAA